The nucleotide sequence AGAAACGAATTCAAGAATTAGAAGATGAAAACAAAAAACTCAAACGGCAGATCGAAAACACGGCTCAATCCCCTTATCTAAAAAAGGGAATGGCAAGCGTAAGATATTACGCGAGAATTTTTCGGGAAGAAATCGTCGAAAACGAGATCCGTGGAAGGATCGACGAAAGTTTGGGAACCCTTTACGAGATTAAGAATTTCGTTCATCGTTATTCGTCGTTAGCCGGTCTTGACCCGGATACGATTCGAATCATCGCGACCGAGGCTACACAAAACATAGTGGAGCACGGACAAGGAAAATACGCCGAAATCGAATTAGAATTACATAATGAAGTTGTAAATCCGTTTTTTAAGATGTCTTTCAAACACGAGATGAAACCCGGAATGAAATACACACTTTCTCAGATCAACGAGAACGTAAAAAAAGGGGATTTCTCCTCGGAACTTTTCGATATAGAAAGTTCCAGAGGAAGAGGGGAGTTTTTGATGAAAGAACTCGCCGACGAGAGAAGGGTTCTAAACGGAGTTGAAATCACTCCGGAAGGAAATAAGGTCCATTATTTCAAAAGGGTTTTGATCAATTATAGGGACCCAAAGGGACCGAGAGACGTAACGAGTTTCGACGAGATCAAAGAAGAAATCGATCGGTTGGACCCGGAAGAAGCGCTCTGCTATTTTCATATCGATCACCGGAAGAGCAAATTGTCTTCAGTGACGATCGTAGTCACCGCTTCCAGAGAAACTAAACTCAGAACCATAATGGAAGAAGCAGGATTCTATCTTGTGCACAAGGATAAGTATTACAGAGCCGTGTTTTGTTCTTTTGAGCCGACTCGGGAATTCACGCCCGGAGAATTGGAGAATCTATTCGAGAAGGTCCGTAAACAAGTGGAGATCGAAAAGGAATGAGTTCCGATTCCTCATCGGGGGCCGGATTTCCGTTCCACCCGTTCCAGGATTTTCTTCTCGGCGAAGTCATTTTAAAAACATTAAAGGAATCGAATATTGCCTCCGAAACTGCGGAAGAGGCTGTGCGTTCTCATCTTCCGCCGGGTCAAAAGGATTTTGTATTCACACCCAACGCAAAAAAACAAACGTTGATGAATCTTTATCCGGAGAAGATTCGCGGTTTTTTAAAAGCCGGAAAATCCGAAGAAATCAAAAACGAATTTAGGACGATGATCGCTTCCGAAGGGAAAATGGATCTCGCACTGGAACTTTTGGAATGGCTCTTTACCGGCTTTGAAGAAAAGAAGTTATTAAACGAATTGTTTTCTCTTGTCTTAAACGAAAAGATTCCCTTTCCGGAAAATTTTCTCGAAAATCTTAAGAAAAACTACGAAGAGGAAGTTCTAAAAGATCTGGAGAGTTTAGAATAGGATCTTTTTGAAGAACCGTTTTGAAAGTGTGAGTTCCTACTTTTTGTTTTCTGGCAAAGTCAAAGCCTTCCCGTAATTTTATCTCGGACACATTTAAAGTCCGTTTACAAGTAGTTTTTCGAAGAATCTGTTTGTCGGAAGAATCGGTCCGGCCAGTTTGACCGCAGAAAGACGATCTCTCAATCCCAAGATTTCATTTAAGGTCTAACTCTGGAATGAGAGGGTGTGGGAACTCCAATCAAAAATTAACAGAAGAACTCTGGTTAAAGAGTTCAAAATTCTACACGAACTAATTTGTGTGAACTCCTGCGTTTCTGGTTACGAACTACGGAAGAGCAATCAATGAAGCGCTCCTTGTTTCGGAACAAGACTGAAATAAGAAATTGGTTTATAAAATGAAAAGCCCGCCGAAAGGCGGGCTTGTTAATAGGAGCGATTCTTAAGCGGCTACGCTGGGAGAAGGGTCGACGATTACATCGGAGCCGCGAAGAACTTTTTTCCCTTTTTCCGTCCAGACGGCTCTTTGGATCTTTATGATTCTTAAGAGATGAAGGACCTTCATCACTTGATAGGTTAAATCCAATTCAAACCAACGAAACGCAAAGTTTGGAGAATTCGGATGAGCATGATGGTTGTTCTGATATAATTCTCCGGCTATTAAAAAATCCACAAAGAGAGTGTTCATCGAATGATCCGGATTTTCTTTGTGGTTTCTGTAACCATACATATGTCCGCACCAATTTACAATCGCACCATGAATGGGCCCCATCAACCAGTGAATCGGAAGTAAAAGATACCAGCCGTATTGACCCGCAGGGACAAAGTAAAGATAGAATAATGTATAGAGAGTTCCGCAAGTTAAGCGAAATGTCCACGAATCGCTGAGTTTGTCGATTGCAGGCCACTGCGGATAATTTCCACGGAAGTCTTTTTCGACGTTTGCTTTTTCGTCAAGGATCGCTTCGTAGTTAAGCGCCGTTTTCCACATCATATCCAAAAATCCCTTCGATGCGATCGGAGAATGTGGATCCTTCGCGGTATCGCTATATGCGTGGTGTTGTCTATGCATGATCGCATAAGCCCGAGGGTTTAAAAAGGAAGAACCTTGAGCGACACAAGTAAAAAGATAAAAGAATTTTTCCCAAAACTTGTTCAACTTAAACATCGCATGAGCGGCGTATCTGTGAAGAAAGAAGGATTGCGCAAACGCTGATAAAAACCAGTGCGCAAAAAAGAATGTTAGGATGATTGCCATCGAATATTAGCTCCTATTGTATTCAATAGGAGCCGAACACCGATCACGTGTTGCAAAAAAGTTTTGGAATTTTCTAAAAAAAGGATCCGAAATCGTTCCGAAAATCGATTTTCGAGGAAAAAAAGAAGTTTTTTTCGAAACGCAAAACGCCGATTTTTCCTGGAAAGGCAAAAGTAGAAGGGAATTCCCGACTTTTTTAAACAAAAGGTTCGATGGGAACTGATTTTCCTTTTGGATCGTTTAACCGGAATGCGAATGCGGCCCTTTGATTTTATAACCTCCGGGAAACGGTTACGATTCCATTGTAGAGATCCGAAACATCAGTCACTTTGGCGATAAACCGCTGGCAAGGGGTGCTTCTTCCTTACTCTCCAGTTCACGAGATCCATCGTCCGTTTCAAGGTCGGGCGCAACCATCGCGCCGATTTTAAGATCGTTCTGTTTTGCGATTTCGGTTGCAGAGAAGAATTTCGTCCCATTTTTATTTCCATCGTGATCCTGAAGAGAGACTCTGCCTCATTTTTTATAAGAACGGAGCCACTCGTGGAATTCGAATCGGGTATAAGAACGTCTAAGAGGGAAAGCTTTGTAAGGGTAGAATGGGGTCGCTCCTTTGTTCAGTGTTTTTCTCGCCTGCGGACTCGGAAGCGTTTTGAAATCATCGATTGTCGGAGTTCCGACTCGGAAAACTTTTTACTTGAAAGAATTAGAATTCTCTGATAGAGAAAAGTCTCTCGGATTTTCCACCGCCCACCCCTCCACCCAAAATCAGGGTGGGGCACGGTTTTTTACGGTGGAATGTCGTTTTTCCGACAGATATGCCTCGAGACTCAGGGGAAGTGAATTCTGGAAAAAGAAAAGGCGAAGAACGACGAGCGATTGTCCCACTTTGATCGGATTAATTACAGAGTAATCGATTAGAAAGGAACGGAGAATTGAATGAAAGAAAAGAAGATAGGAATTTTAGGATCGGGGATCGTAGGACAAACATTGGCCAATGGATTCCTAAAGTATGGGGCGGAAGTTAAGATTGGGACCAGAGATCCTGAAAAACTCAAAGACTGGTTGTCCAAAGCGGGGAAGGGAGCTTCGGTCGGATCCTTCGGAGAAGCGGCGGCATTCGGAGAAATTCTCATTCTTGCTTCAAAAGGAAATGCGGCAAAGGATGTCTTAAAGCTCGCCGGAAACGATTTCCTAACCGGAAAGACGATACTCGATACCACGAATCCGATCGGTGATCAAGCGCCTGTCAACGGCGTTCTTAATTTTTTCACAACATATAACGAATCTCTTATGGAGCAGATTCAAAAAGAATATCCAAAGGCGAACTTTGTGAAGTGTTTCAGTTCGGTCGGGAGTTCTTTGATGGTGGATCCTCAATTGAAAGGAGGAAAGCCGAGCATGTTCATCTGCGGGAATAACGAGAACGCAAAAAAACAAACGAAAGAGATCCTGGACACTTTCGGTTGGGAAACGGAAGACATGGGTAAAGTCGAAGCGGCCCGTGCAATCGAACCACTTTGTATTCTCTGGTGTATCCCCGGATTCTTATCTCAATCCTGGACTCACGCTTTTAAACTCTTAAAATAAGGGAACCACTACGGTTTCGGTTTGCTCGAAGCGGATCTGGATTTTGTTCCTCCGGCCGCTTCGAGGAGAGGAATGATCGAGTTTCTTTCATAAGCCGTTGCTAAGGAAAGTGCCGTATATCCATCCACTTGGTAGTTCGGATCCGCTTTTTTCTCCAGAAGAATTTTCGTAAGTTCGGGAAGATCGAAGTAAACGGAGAGGTGGAGAATTCTCCATCCTTTCGTTTCCGTATTCGGATCGGCTCCTTCGTTTAACAAACGAAGAGCGGCATTGAGATCCTTCTTATACGTCGCCTTGATGAGAGCGTTATTTTTCGAAGTCTGTTCTTCCGGTGTCAAGGCGATCGGATTGTTGGAGGGTTTCGATTCTTCAGAAATATTTCGATTGGAAAGTTTTGCGTTTGGGTCTCCCGAGAAAGCGTAGTCAAAAATGACTTTTGAGTCTTGAATGCCTCGATGAAAAAATAGTTTTCCACCGGCGAATCCAGGATGATCGAGTTTCGTAACTTCGGAGAGTTTTGTCTGCGCATCGTAGATTCCTCCGAAATTTTTTCCAGTAAAAAGATCGGCGACGATACTCTGCGCGGTCCAAGGCGCCCATGTCGCATAATATCCTTGAAAGCCCGCTTTTAAAAAAGGCGCGGAATACATGGTAACTCTTTGTTTGGTTTCCTCGGCGTCTATGACTCCCATGTCATAGGCCATGTTGCCGGCGGTAAAGCAGGCGCCGAGAAAGAGAACGATTGCACCCGGTGCGGGCTTCAGAGAATTCTCCACTTCGTCATTGGAAACAAATTTTCCCTTCAATGCAAATCCTCCTACATACTTTTGATGAAAAGGAGAGTTCGTGAGATTGCTTCCGATTCCGTGTCCTGCATAGAGGACGATGTTCGCGCCTCTGATCGCCTCTTTGATTTGTTCCCACGGCGTTCGAGGGCTATAAAATTCCAAGACTGAAACTCCTCTCGCTTTGAGAACCTTCGTCACTTCTTGCATATTCTTTATATAACCCAACGTGCTTGGACCGTTGTCTCCGTCGACGTCTCCTACGATGGCGACCGCCTTAAATCCGCTTCCGGATATTGTCGCTTCGGGAAGGTTGGCTCGTTTGGAGATTTTGAGGAGAGATTCACCGATTGCGTGATTGGGATGTTCTCCTTCCGAAAGAATAGGGAAGGTGAAAAGGAAGAATAAGAAGAGGATCTTCGAAGGATTCATAGTGGAAGGAATCTAAGAAAGAAATTTCCTATGTCAAGGAGAAGTAGGCTCGAAAAAAAGATTCTTAAATGATTTTTTTTTCGTGAAACGACGGCACCTTGAATGCGAAGGGAACCGTTCTGGGTATGGAAATTCTATCTTTTAGCTCCGAGAGAAAAATTCAGTCCGTTCTGATTGAAGGCACGCTGGGGACGGATTCGATTCTAATTCCTCTTTCCCTTTGGGATGAATTGAACGAGGATGAGAGAAGAATTCTTCGGAGAAAGCTTCCCTATCTTCTGAGGAAATTCGGGAAGTATGTGAGTTCTCTGAAGAGGCTTCATTGGAGAGCGGGAAAGATCAAATACAATCGAGGCGTCGGGAAGATGAAGAAGATGAGTATTCGGGTCAATACGGGAGCGTGGGCTCTTCTCGGTGCGCTCGCGGCGGCGCACGGGGTTTCGAGGTGTTATCTTTTTAATTATATGCTTTGGTTGGATGAGGTTGGGGTCGGAGATTCTATCGTGGATACTTTAAACCAAGGAGTTCCTAGGTTTCACGGGTCTTACAGAATGATCTGGACGCTCAATTTACGAGAAAATCTCATTTCCCGAGAGCTGGAATTCGAACCAAATCCCATGACCGACACCTTCCCCTATTACCTCCCGCCCAAGGGCACATAAACAAACCACCCCTCTCAAAAAAGAACCCAAAACCAACCGAAAGGTCTCGAATCCTCGCCGAGACTTTCGGCACCGCACGGACAGACCTTCATTCCACGCTCCTCTCGTCTCCTCTCAAGAGGACTCGATTCGAAATCGGTTTGACTTTCGGGAAAGAATCCATCCAAGAAGAATCCGCATCCAAAAGATTCCTTGAAGAAACCGAATCATCCGAGAACAACTCGATCTCCAAGGACCTGGAAGCGCCACCCGAAGGTTTCGTAAAATTCAGCAAGACGTCCCCGCCTTTGATAATCGAATGCGAAGGAGAATTCAAAACTGCGAATATAATATGTTTTGCATATGTAAGCCCGGCTCTCGTCCTTGGAGACGAAAGAGGTTCCATCGGAATCCAACCGAAGGACGGGTGCCAGACTTCGGCGACCTTATGATTCAGCTCCACCTTCGGAGAGACCGGAAGCCAGTTCCAAGCGAGCCTCGCAGGAATCCCAGCGCTTCTCAAGAGGGCGATTTGAGCGTAACTGTGTTCTGTGCAAGAACCGTGACCGTTTTGAAGAACTGTGGGAGCCGCGTCGAAACGTCCGTCTTGTTTGTAGACAAGATTCTTCGTGATATGTTTATAGACCGCTTGGATATAACCTTCGACGCTGGAAGATTCCGCTTTGAGTTGATCTCGTATGGAAGTGATTCCCGGATCGTTGATCAGAAAGACCGATTTATCTTCTAAGAATTGATTCCATTTCCGATCGACCTTCCAATCCTCCCAGGAAGTGTTGAAATTGGAAAGACCGGAATCCAAGTTGAATCTTTCAATCTTCGCAGAATAGACGACTTCCGTCCAAGACTGACCGGCGGACAAGGCGGGAATTTTTACAAACAGGGTTCGATTCCCTTGCGCGTCTTCTTGAAAGGAGCCGAACTTTGTAACGGATTCTTCGCTTAGAATCTGCGATGCTGTTTCTTTAGGAGGAATTGCAACCGCGATTTCGGATTCCGGGGAATCCTTCTCCTTCGCGCTCACGGTGAGAGAAAAAGAAATTTTCTCCTTCTTTGGAGCAAAACGATAACTTAGATTCCTTTTGAGAATCTGGTTTCCCGGAACGACGGGATAAAACTGGTTACCGATCTGAATTAGATTTTGATAATATCCTTTCTCCGGATCCATCAGCGCGAAATCCTTTCCTCGACAAGTCAACTTAGGAGCCAGTTTCCCGTCGATCTTCACCGAAAAACGATCTTTTATGGAGTTTAGAATCGGGTTGTAAGAATGGAGATTGAAATCTCCATCGTTGTTCCAGAGAAAAATCTCCTTCTCGGAGCAGGCATAGGCCAGAGCGATTTTCGAAACGGGCATTTCTTTACTTTCGATTTCATTCCCGTTTTCTCTATCATAAAAAGTGAATGTGTTTCCTTGGATTCCGAAGAGTTTTCCCTGAAAAAATCCGAGGGAGGTCCAACCGGAGTTCGTCGCGGGAAACGAAAACCTTCTTTTTGTTTCGAAAGAATCGGCGTCGATTACTACGATTTCTTTTTTTAGTCTCGCGAAGATTTGATTCTTCTCCTTGTCCCAAGCCAAACCGCGAACCGGCTCACCGAAATCGATACGCTTCGTATCTCCGTTTTTAAAATTCCGCAAGATCACGCCATGACTTTCTTTCCCAT is from Leptospira stimsonii and encodes:
- a CDS encoding ATP-binding protein → MSPEEKRIQELEDENKKLKRQIENTAQSPYLKKGMASVRYYARIFREEIVENEIRGRIDESLGTLYEIKNFVHRYSSLAGLDPDTIRIIATEATQNIVEHGQGKYAEIELELHNEVVNPFFKMSFKHEMKPGMKYTLSQINENVKKGDFSSELFDIESSRGRGEFLMKELADERRVLNGVEITPEGNKVHYFKRVLINYRDPKGPRDVTSFDEIKEEIDRLDPEEALCYFHIDHRKSKLSSVTIVVTASRETKLRTIMEEAGFYLVHKDKYYRAVFCSFEPTREFTPGELENLFEKVRKQVEIEKE
- a CDS encoding acyl-CoA desaturase translates to MAIILTFFFAHWFLSAFAQSFFLHRYAAHAMFKLNKFWEKFFYLFTCVAQGSSFLNPRAYAIMHRQHHAYSDTAKDPHSPIASKGFLDMMWKTALNYEAILDEKANVEKDFRGNYPQWPAIDKLSDSWTFRLTCGTLYTLFYLYFVPAGQYGWYLLLPIHWLMGPIHGAIVNWCGHMYGYRNHKENPDHSMNTLFVDFLIAGELYQNNHHAHPNSPNFAFRWFELDLTYQVMKVLHLLRIIKIQRAVWTEKGKKVLRGSDVIVDPSPSVAA
- a CDS encoding NADPH-dependent F420 reductase — protein: MKEKKIGILGSGIVGQTLANGFLKYGAEVKIGTRDPEKLKDWLSKAGKGASVGSFGEAAAFGEILILASKGNAAKDVLKLAGNDFLTGKTILDTTNPIGDQAPVNGVLNFFTTYNESLMEQIQKEYPKANFVKCFSSVGSSLMVDPQLKGGKPSMFICGNNENAKKQTKEILDTFGWETEDMGKVEAARAIEPLCILWCIPGFLSQSWTHAFKLLK
- a CDS encoding ankyrin repeat domain-containing protein encodes the protein MNPSKILFLFFLFTFPILSEGEHPNHAIGESLLKISKRANLPEATISGSGFKAVAIVGDVDGDNGPSTLGYIKNMQEVTKVLKARGVSVLEFYSPRTPWEQIKEAIRGANIVLYAGHGIGSNLTNSPFHQKYVGGFALKGKFVSNDEVENSLKPAPGAIVLFLGACFTAGNMAYDMGVIDAEETKQRVTMYSAPFLKAGFQGYYATWAPWTAQSIVADLFTGKNFGGIYDAQTKLSEVTKLDHPGFAGGKLFFHRGIQDSKVIFDYAFSGDPNAKLSNRNISEESKPSNNPIALTPEEQTSKNNALIKATYKKDLNAALRLLNEGADPNTETKGWRILHLSVYFDLPELTKILLEKKADPNYQVDGYTALSLATAYERNSIIPLLEAAGGTKSRSASSKPKP
- a CDS encoding DUF1564 domain-containing protein yields the protein MEILSFSSERKIQSVLIEGTLGTDSILIPLSLWDELNEDERRILRRKLPYLLRKFGKYVSSLKRLHWRAGKIKYNRGVGKMKKMSIRVNTGAWALLGALAAAHGVSRCYLFNYMLWLDEVGVGDSIVDTLNQGVPRFHGSYRMIWTLNLRENLISRELEFEPNPMTDTFPYYLPPKGT
- a CDS encoding transglutaminase-like domain-containing protein, with protein sequence MSIKSHSSFLILCLAFSFPLFPQSAYPVFDWETVENTDYAQVAPPKGDEKVRSFQGALIAGNWILWPAILPGENGKESHGVILRNFKNGDTKRIDFGEPVRGLAWDKEKNQIFARLKKEIVVIDADSFETKRRFSFPATNSGWTSLGFFQGKLFGIQGNTFTFYDRENGNEIESKEMPVSKIALAYACSEKEIFLWNNDGDFNLHSYNPILNSIKDRFSVKIDGKLAPKLTCRGKDFALMDPEKGYYQNLIQIGNQFYPVVPGNQILKRNLSYRFAPKKEKISFSLTVSAKEKDSPESEIAVAIPPKETASQILSEESVTKFGSFQEDAQGNRTLFVKIPALSAGQSWTEVVYSAKIERFNLDSGLSNFNTSWEDWKVDRKWNQFLEDKSVFLINDPGITSIRDQLKAESSSVEGYIQAVYKHITKNLVYKQDGRFDAAPTVLQNGHGSCTEHSYAQIALLRSAGIPARLAWNWLPVSPKVELNHKVAEVWHPSFGWIPMEPLSSPRTRAGLTYAKHIIFAVLNSPSHSIIKGGDVLLNFTKPSGGASRSLEIELFSDDSVSSRNLLDADSSWMDSFPKVKPISNRVLLRGDERSVE